GTGTTAATGTAAACTAAAAACCCCTCTAGACTTTTTTTTGGTGCCAGAATGTATATAGAATGAAGCATACATCATTTAACTATCCCATGTAGCCGTTAAAAACTTGCATTGCCATGAAGTGCCGGGGCTTTTATACACATACACACctttaatagtattttttttgtaATCGCTTGAAGGCTTGATTTATTTTTCCACCCTTATTGTTGACCCCGCGGCAACGCACGGATTTCCCACTAGTACTTAATATATACTCAATTAATACAAGAGTTTAGAATTTTGATTACAACTTTTTTTCACTGTGAAAATCATTCTATTTCTTGGTGGTGGATTGCTTGGTACAATTTAAAATAATTACACTATTTatggatttatatatattttgaaactATAAAATAATTGCACTATTTAATGATTTAAATGTATTTTGAAACTAAAATGTATTTAATGATTTAAATGTATTTTGAAAGTGGATAATCTCCTAGAAAAGTTTGAGATTTTTCTATATTTTAGAAAGTAAAATATATTTGTATACGTGAGAATTCAAAATAAGTCAATATTTTGAATTGAAATGGTGGTTCTATATTTTAGgaagtaaaaatattttgaaagtaaaagatcGTTTCATGTTCTCTGGTACGCACGACACCAAGTCCAGCAAGTCCAGGTATGTTGATTTCATCGATTGTTATTGTTTCTGCATCGATTGTTAATGTTTTTGCATCGAATATTTTTTGTTTTTGCATCACATCTTGCTGTTTTTGCATTAAATATTATTGTTTTTGCATCAAATATTATTGTTTTTGTGTAATTCATGTTAATATGCTGAAAACAGTTTTATGTGATTGTTTTTTTATGTAACGAATCTTGTTGTTTTACATGTTATTATGTattatttgtttgttaagaaataagaaAATAGAAAACAAAAAAAAGCAATAAACTTTTTGTGGTGGGATAGTTCATAGTAGGTCGTTGGGTATGAATCAGTTTATTGGTTCAGTGCATACTTGTTCTTGTGTGTATGGTATACAGATGAAAGAAAATAATTAATGTCCATTTGTGATACAAAAACTGAATTTATCTTCTGATGATCATCTGGTTAAAAAGTTCTACACCACTGATTTCTTTTGACAACAACAGATTTTAAGAActgtaatattaatattaatatttcgGTCCTCACAATTTATGTCTAAGTTTTGCCACTAGCTGATTTTGTCTATgaatatggtacaaaaaagttgttttaaaTAAACTGACAAATAtgtccaaacctcagggacgattttgacaatttacttttttttttcttttggtaCACGCAAGGAAACAAAAATGAaaataggattttttttttttttttttttttttgtgttcttTGTTAACTGCGGcaacagaaaacaaaaacaagaaaaaggtGTACGTGAGATCCATTATCTCATTCTTGGGTTTATGGatcgtaaaaataaaaagaagtttCAGAGATCGATAATTTCCTTTGGTAATATCTCTCACTAGCTTACTCGTTTTCTTTTATTCCATATTCCATATACTTAAGTAGATTGTTTCAAGTAAATGATGATTATCGTTGTAGTATACCTAAGTGGATTCGAAGCGGCTCTAGTAGTCTCGTAGTTTTTACTAGGTTTCCATGCTAAAATTTAATCTCTTTATTGTTATTTTTATACTCTTTTGGGGCTGGTTTGATTGCATTATATAAATGTTTGAATCCTCGCATGTTCATTCAAAGGGTAATTCCGCTACTTGTTTACCGTCTGTGACCAGGTTACGCGAGAACTCATCAATGGCATCCCCAAAAATGAGTCTGAAGCTTCTTGTCGACAGAAAAGGCTCTAGAGTGTTATTTGCAGAAGTACCAAAAGAATTTGTGGATATCCTTTTCCGTATCTTCTCTTTGCCTCTAGGGACCCTCATCGAGTCCGTTGGATCCGAATGGATGGTGGGTTGTTTGGGAAAACTCAAAGATAGCATAGAAAGCCTCCGCGGAAACTACCTTCAACCTGGCATCAAAATGGAAGACGTCTTCAATCACAAAACAACTTTCAATGGTGACATATTTCGGTTGTCCTATGATGAGGCTCAATCTGGTTCATCTAAACCAGTTTATAGATGTCCCAATGCAACAAGAAAGTACTATGATTCTGATTCTAATTCAGGTTCTCGTTTTGGTTATGATTATGATTATCGCAATTACAAGGCTTGCGAGTCAAACGTGACATTGTATGTGAATACCAAATGTCCCAATTGTCGTCGTTCTATGAATGTTCCCATGACTGTCGTAAGGCCAAAGGAGGTACTCGCGGAAACAAAGAAAACGGACCAGAAAAGGAAGAGAGGGTATGTAAAGGAAGTTGCGACTTATATGGTAATGGATGATTTGGTTGTGAAACCAATGTCCACCATTTCTAGCATCACCGCCATCAATAAGTTTAGTGTCGAGGATCTAAGTCAACTTGAGGAGATGACCGTTTCTTTTGGAAAAGAAGAGGTACAATATATTGTCATCTCATATATATAAACATGTCATATTCCTTATTCTTTATGAGGTTGTTTTAAACTAAAAACAACCCATAAAATCTGCTTTTAAAACCCACCAATATCTGTCTTGTTTCCCCCCGTTCTCAttttaatgcggtaaaatattggatatcggtcaaggaccaaTATTTcagatataggttatctcggtgagaatagcaatttaacactaataattcggtgatatataggttatatactggtcaaatatcggtgatatattggTTATATCTGTCAATATCAATATCGCCTATAATATTGTTACCAATATTCTGACCAATATTTGATGCCGATATTTTACTAGGTGACCGATATAACCGACATATCACCGGTATTAACTGCATAGCTACTCTTTAATATTTCTTGGAGTCTAACCCACTCTACGGGTATCTATCAGAAGAATAACCATCTTGAATCGGTCCTAACAATTTTAGTTTTCAATTTATTGATAACAGGGTTTGAAGCTGTTAAAGGCATCTCTGAAGACGGATAAAGTGCTCACAGCTATCTTTATGCATTAGAATATAGTTATGGGTCTCGTTTATGAAATCTTTTGATCTAGTTTCATTCTGCAATTAATAAATTTTCTTAACCTTTTGAAGAACATACTATCGATTTGGACGGCATGCTCAATTTCGATTTTAAGATTAAATCTGTTGACTTTTTGTTTATATTGCTTTCGATTGTCCTATATTAATTAAACGCTGTaagtataaaattttgttttattttggttAAAGTGGCAAATATGTATATTATTCAAAATATAGAACTCAAACGTGTCACTGCTGATTTGAGATGGCTTTATTTGCTACTTGTTTATAAATTGAACAGAATCTAAGCAAATTGAAAGATgacaaaaacaaataaagaagACCGCAAAATGAGGTGTGCTATGTGTACGtattgtgtttgtgtttgtgttgtGATTTACTCGATGCATTAAAATTTTCAACAATGTAACCATGGAGCGCCTCCACCCATCTAACACTATTAGGGGTAGGGGCGCTCCACTAGTTCACGCGTGGAAATGTTGGCCGACGGCGGTGTTTAACGTGCATCAATGCGTGAAGAAGGTGTTATCACGGGGCGCCCCGACCCCCTTAGAAAGTTTAATACATTGGGATTTTAATCTTAAAACTAACATACGGATTGACTTGTTAACTCAACAGCTATATATAGTCATTTGAATTTCTAAATACTTCGGAAGATGATTTAAGGGGaaaattagccgttcaaaaaaaaaacttcgAAAGATGGCCACCAATTCATTGATTTTTGTTTGGTAATTGCATGGACGGGTTGGTGTTCCCACGAATCTTGCAATCTACCGCAACATTTACCCGCATCATAGCAGGCCACCAAGAGACCTTTTCTagaaaagagttaattacacaaataggtcatgtggtttatacctaatttcgcctttgggtactaacttctttttttaacaggtttgggttctatggttttaattttgtaacacatttgggtactaacaacaaaattagttaattaatgactaaaatacccttggatttttttaagtttatcaatgtaacacatttggttactaacacctaattttatttaagtttaaatcaattttacaaaatttattttttttattttcatctttttattatatctcttaattaacataaactctatttgttttttttcatatttttattaaatgtcttatttaacataaaatctacttgttacaacagtatttttttaaatagatttttttaaataaaatctactagctatatagttttatgtaaattaaatttcttactcgttttacataatgtaaaccttactcgttttcaattttggattgaaatgattgataataataaatatctttcatgtaaaaaaatttaagccttttttaactcgtttttttgtttatttacattttactattttagaaagatatttaacttacataaaactatatagctaggtattttagataaaactaaaaaaaattaagccttttttaactcgttttttttgtaaaaaaaagatatttaatttacataaaactatataacTAGTAAATTTTACTGGtacaactagtagattttatgtaaattaaatatttttctaaaatagtaaaatgtaaatgaacaaaaaaacgagttaaaaatggcttaattttttttacttgaaagatatttactattattattattatcaaacatatatatccaaaattgaaaacgagtaaggtttgcatttttaaaactagtaaaaaatttaatttacataaaactatataactagtagattttatttaaaaaatctatttaaaaaatacTGATGTAACAAGTAgactttatgttaaataagaaatttaataaaaatatgaaaataaaaaataaatagactttatgttaattaagagatataataaaaagatgaaaataaaaaaaattaatagattttgtaaaattgatttaaacttaaataaaattaggtgttagtacccaaatgtgttacattgataaactcaaaaaaatgcaagggtattttagtcattaattaactaattttggtattagtacccaaaggtgttacaaaattgaaaccataaaacctaaacatgttaaaaaaaagttagtactcAAAGACTAAATTAAGTATAAACCACatgacccatttgtgtaattaattcTCTAGAAAATAACTAATGCACTATTTTTCTAAACTACAcctttaattaattaattaatgatATGATGTTTTCAAATAGTTATGTGGGTTTTTGACATCCATTGATTTTTTCTTTGTTTAATTACCTTCCACATTTCTTTTTTCACATTCAGGACCATGATCGTGCATTCCCTTTCATCTCTACTATTCTTCCTAGCCTCAACTACCTTTCATATTCACCTCTTGTTTTTTTATGTAAGTCGTTATTACAGATATGTTTATACGAGACAATTCGAAAGTGCCAATACAGCTATTGAAGAACCAAAAAGTCGTGTTAAGGTCGGAGCCTGTAATCGAGGGTTTGAATCTTGTAGGGAGTTAGGAGAggttcctgcaaaacagaaaaccgttaggctcgccgcagagatgggagggcctctctgcgaccaccctccggcgtgaggataagtatttgttttagagagagaaagtagagagagaaagtaaggaCGGAGGTTCAGAAAATCGTACTTGGCTTTGTACttgatggggtatttatagtagtcAACTGTGATGTCGTCATTCGTCCAGACGCACTTGAATGGAGATTCGTCTTCGGAGGTATTTGATAAGGAACGGACCTATTTCAGATGTCCGTTCGAGTGGAGTCCGGTTCGTCCCAAGGATCATGTCC
This genomic stretch from Helianthus annuus cultivar XRQ/B chromosome 8, HanXRQr2.0-SUNRISE, whole genome shotgun sequence harbors:
- the LOC110870994 gene encoding uncharacterized protein LOC110870994 is translated as MFSGTHDTKSSKSRLRENSSMASPKMSLKLLVDRKGSRVLFAEVPKEFVDILFRIFSLPLGTLIESVGSEWMVGCLGKLKDSIESLRGNYLQPGIKMEDVFNHKTTFNGDIFRLSYDEAQSGSSKPVYRCPNATRKYYDSDSNSGSRFGYDYDYRNYKACESNVTLYVNTKCPNCRRSMNVPMTVVRPKEVLAETKKTDQKRKRGYVKEVATYMVMDDLVVKPMSTISSITAINKFSVEDLSQLEEMTVSFGKEEGLKLLKASLKTDKVLTAIFMH